In Drosophila santomea strain STO CAGO 1482 chromosome 3L, Prin_Dsan_1.1, whole genome shotgun sequence, a single window of DNA contains:
- the LOC120449032 gene encoding LOW QUALITY PROTEIN: uncharacterized protein LOC120449032 (The sequence of the model RefSeq protein was modified relative to this genomic sequence to represent the inferred CDS: deleted 3 bases in 2 codons; substituted 1 base at 1 genomic stop codon) translates to MALINAYRRRIKRVNSQPLNGHKTNRSRDQSKIVGPTNQSTSLRTNLILLFSCHEIKPGNNETQSVSQAISMRAFIGRAKELATHKXQHPKPNPPVNLPPSAPPAPPHLKGLPARQHSLYNHLTQR, encoded by the exons ATGGCGCTAATAAATGCTTATCGAAGACGCATAAAGCGAGTAAATTCGCAGCCATTAAACGGGCATAAAACT AACCGAAGCCGGGACCAAAGCAAAATTGTGGGGCCGACAAATCAAAGTACAAGCCTCAGGACCAACCTCATACTCCTATTTTCT TGCCATGAAATAAAACCAGGCAACAATGAAACCCAAAGCGTCTCCCAAGCGATTTCGATGCGGGCATTCATCGGTCGAGCCAAGGAATTGGCCACCCACAAGTAGCAACACCCAAAGCCCAATCCCCCAGTGAACCTTCCACCCTCGGCACCTCCAGCACCACCCCATTTAAAGGGCCTTCCTGCGAGGCAACACTCGCTATATAACCATCTTACCCAACGTTGA